The genomic stretch TTCATATTAATATTCCAAGCTGCTGCTGGTTTATCTTCAGCTACTGCTGATAACAACGCTGCTAAATGAATAATAGTATTAACATTATGTTTTTTCACTATTTCAGATATTCTTTCACCATCTGTTACATCTAATATTTCAAAAACTCCAGATTCCATAACATTCTCATGGCCTTCTTTTTTACGTCTACTACTTGCTATAACATTATCATCTCCATAAATTCTTCTAAGCTCCATAGTTAACTCTGACCCAATTTGACCAAGAGCACCTGTTACTAAAATTTTTCTTTTTGCCACCCTACGCACCTCCAAAATTAGTACACAAATATATTTACGTCTTAATTATAACATACTTATCATGTATAAAGAACCAATAAAACTAATAAAAACATATCCAATACCCTTGGGTCCTAAATGAGCTCCAACAATTGGTCCTAGCTCATCTATAGATATTTCTACTTTAGGAAATCTTTCCTTTAGAATTTTTTCTATATTTGAAGCTCCTGATTTATTTAATACATGACATATATTATTCTTTTTACAGTCTCAGAAACCTTCCCTATTATTTTTTTAATAGCTCTATTCTTTCCTCTAACTATTTCTAATAAAGTAGGTTCACCATTCTTTAATTGAATTATTGGTTTAATACTTAATACAGACCCAAGTACAGTTTAATTCCACTTAATCTGCTACCTC from Tissierellales bacterium encodes the following:
- a CDS encoding DegV family protein, which translates into the protein MCHVLNKSGASNIEKILKERFPKVEISIDELGPIVGAHLGPKGIGYVFISFIGSLYMISML
- a CDS encoding NAD-dependent epimerase/dehydratase family protein; the encoded protein is MAKRKILVTGALGQIGSELTMELRRIYGDDNVIASSRRKKEGHENVMESGVFEILDVTDGERISEIVKKHNVNTIIHLAALLSAVAEDKPAAAWNINM